ACTTTTTAAAAAAGAAGAAAAAAATAAAAAAAATAAAAATGACTTGCACAGGAAACAGTAAATTAGCATTTTTTTACTGTTTTTCTTTTTTTATTTTTAAGCTGAATTAAATAAAAAAAGAAAATTTGCAAAATTATATTTGTAAACTTTATGCGGAAAAAGTAACGAAAATTCCTTAATATGATATAATTTTTTTAATTTACAGGTGGTTTTTATGAGCAAAATAACTAAACAGCAACTTGGTGCAAAAATTTGACATGGTGTCAATAGGTTGCGAAAAAATCTTGAGGCCTATGAATATAAGGACTATATTTTAGGTTTACTTTTATACAAATTTTTATGTCAAAAACAGACTGAATATTTAATTAGTCAGGAATTTGATAAGGATGATCTCTATCTTTTGGATGATCAATTGGACCGTAGTGATATTGACCTTGGAAATACTGGAGTCTTAAGTTGGGGAGTGGTTGATAGAAAGATAGAGTCATTAAAAGACAAAAATGGATTTTTTATCCAGCATCGCAATTTATTTGATTCTTGAGTCAAAAATAAACAAAAATTTGACATTAAAGCTTTTCAAGGTGCATTCAAGGATTTTAGTGATGGAGTTAATGAAATAGTTAATAAATCTAAAAAGTCTTCTCATGCTTCATTATTTAAAGGTTTATTTTCTAAATTTGAAACTGATTTGGCAAAACTCGCACCAAATGCCAAAGAACAAACTGAAGTCATTTCTCAACTTATTGACACTATCAACGAAATTCCAACCACTAGGCAGCAATACGATGTTCTAGGTTTTATTTATGAGTATTTAATTGCTCAATTTGCCTCAACTGCTGGAAAAAAAGCTGGCGAATTTTATACACCTCATGAGGTAAGTGACTTAATCTCACGAATAGTTGCATTTTATTTAAAAGACCGCAAAGATATTAGTATTTATGATCCAACGAGTGGTTCAGGTGGTTTGCTGTTAAACATCGGTCAAGAATTTAAAAAATATAGCGATAGTTCAATTACTTATTATGCTCAAGAGATTAAAAACGAAACTTATAATTTAACAAGAATGAACTTAATTATGTCAAACATAAATTCCGATCAAATCTATGTTCGTAGAGGGGATACTTTGGAAGATGATTGACCTTTATTTGAAAATGAAGACACTAGCACATATCGATTGCTAACTGTCGATGCTGTTGTCTCAAATCCGCCATATTCTCAAAGATGAGAACCAAAAAATGCCGGTCATACAGAAAAATTTGAAGAATACGGAGAGCCGCCTGAAAACAAAGCAGACTATGCTTTTTTGTTACACGACTTATATCACATAAAAAAAGACGGAATTGGCGCTGTTATTTTGCCTCACGGAGTTTTATTTCGAGGAGGTCGTGAAGGTCAAATTAGAAAAAAACTAGTTGAAAAAGGGCAAATCGACGCTATAATTGGACTTCCAGGTAATATGTTTTATGGAACTGGAATTGAAACAGTTATTATCATTTTAAGAAAAGATCGTTTTAAGAATGATATTCTTTTTGTTGATGCTTCAAATTTATTTGTTAAAGATGGTAAAAATAACCGCTTCGCTAAATCACATATCAAAAAAATTGCTGATATTGTTAACTACCGCCTTGAAACTGAAATTTCAAAAATAATTAGCTTTGAAGAAATAGAAAAAAATAATTTTAATTTAAATATTTCACGATATGTTGAACTAACTGGGAAAAAAGAAGAAGAACATGACCTATTTTCATTAGTTTTTGGCTCAATTAGCAAAAAAGAACTAAAACGTTTTGATAGTTTTTTCCTTAATTTCCCTCAAATCAAGGAAAAAATGTTTAAAGAAAACCAGGAAAACAGCGATTATTACGATTTGCTTTCGCAAGACTATATAAATATTATTTATAATGACGGTGATTTTCAAGATTATCTAGAATCATTTGAAGCTAAAGTACGTGACTTTATTGATTTTTTCAAAAGTAAAGTATCAGATATTAATTCAATTAAGAACATTAACTTAATTAAGCTAGAAAAACATATAACTGAGTACATTTTTTCATCTTTAAAGTTTCCATTAATTGATACTTATGATGTTTACCAAATTATAATTGATAATTTTGAAAATGTCAAGGAAGATTTAGAACTTTTACGGGAAAATTTTCCTGATTCTGGCAGCCTAGATATCAAAGAATTTTTAAATGATCAAATTGAATCAGTTGATAGCATTAATCAGAAAGAGAAAGATTTTCGTAGAATTAAGTCATGAAAATCTAAACTTTTTAGCAATGATTTAATTGAGCAAAAATTTTTTCCAAGTGAATTTGCTCAATTAAATAAGGTTCAAGATCAAATTGATCAAATTGAGTCTGAAATCAAAGAGTTATACCAGATAATTAGTGATGAAGATAAAACTGATGAAATTTATAATGATGAGAAAAACACTTGAATTCAAAGTGGCATTAAAAAATTAGCTAAAACATTTAAAGATTCAAAAGAATCAAGAGAAAAAGATTCTTTTGAATCTTTAATAATTCAAATTAATGAAAAATATTCAGATATCGAAAAAGTAAAAAAAGATTTAACTAATCTAAAAAATGATTTAACTAATAATTCCTACAATCAATATTTGAATTTGAATGAAAAAGATTTTTATGATTTGTTAATTTCAAAATGATGAGAAAAGTTTATTCAAAACTTTAAGGAAAAAAGTGAAGAATTCGTTGATGAGCAAATCTCAGGAATATCCGAAATATTAAACAAATATAAGCACACTTTTGTTGATATTCAAAAAAAAGTTTCTGATTTGGAAACAAAAATGTCTACTTTTTTGGATGAACTTGAGGGAAACCCCGCAGACATGGAAGCCATTAAAAAATTATCTAATATTTTGAAGGCAAATTAATGTCCAAAAATAGCAATATTTCTAAAATTAGAGTAGAAGGATTTAATCAGCCCTGAGTTAAAAAAAGATTGGGTGATGTTTTAAAACACGAACAATCATGAAAATATATCGAGTCATCAACTAAATATTTTAATTATGGGACTCCGGTTTTAACTCCGGGAAAAACTTTTGTGCTTGGTTATGCAAAAGACACAAAAAATATTAAAAAAGCATCAGAAAATTCACCAATAATTTTATTTGATGATTTTACAACTCAATCTCGGTTTATCGATTTTGATTTCAAAGTTAGAAGTTCTGCGCTTAAATTGTTAATCAATAAAAATCCAAAAGATAATCTTTACTTTCATTATTTAATTTTACAAAAAATTAAATACAACGTAAGACATCATGGACGGCATTGACTTCCTCTTTTTGTTAATTTTACATTTTTTCAACCAGGCTGGTCTGAACAACAAAAAATTTCGTGACTTTTTGAGACACTTGAAAACTTAGTTAATAAACTTGAAGAAAAAATGAGCCTTCTGAAAAATCTTAAAAATGGTTTTACTAATAAAATGTTTGCTAATTTTAGTTCAGATTTTCCTTCAATTAGATTCAGAAGTTTCAAATCTGCATGAATTACTGATCAAGTTAAAAATTTATTTGAACTTTCCCGAGGCGAATCACTAACCAAAAACCAAATAAAAACTAAACCCGTAGAGAGAGAGAGAGAGAGAGAGAGACCGCGGATACATCTACCCGGTTTATTCGTCGCAAACAGAAAATCATGGGATTTTAGGGTATTATAACCAGTTTTTGGCTGAAAATGTAATAACTTGGACTACCGCAGGTGTAAAGGCAGGAGTTGTTAATTTCCGAAAAGGAAAATTTTTTGCAACAGGTTCTTGTGGAATACTTACTTCAAAAAAATATCCTGAAAACGAATTTTTTGCCATTGTAATTGGATTTCAAACGAAAAAAAATGTCACAAATGGCATTATCCCTTCTCTAAAAATTATCGATATGGCTCAAATTGAGGTAAAATTCAGCCAAGACATTAGTGAACAACAAAAAATTTCGCAACTTTTTGAAACTTTTGACTCACTAATTCTTGCGTATGAGCAAAAAATTGCCTATTTTCAAAAAATTAAAAAAACTTTATTAAATGAAATGTTCATTTAGGTGCATATGAAAAATTTTAAAAGTGAAAAAGAATTTGAACAAACAATAGTTGATAGATTAACAAGCCCAAAAAATGGTTGGCAAGGTTTTAGAGATGAATCTGGCCATAAAAATGGCTATAGTGTCATTTTAGAAAATGTTACAGAGGAAATTTTAGTAAAAAATTGGAAGGACATTTTGTTTCATAACAACAAAGACGTACTTAATAATGTTAATCTTAGTGATGAAGAAATGGAACAAGTTATTGAAAAAATTGATAATTGCCCAAACTTTGTTGAAACAAATATATTACTAACTAATGAGTATATTTCCATTAAAAGATCAAATCCATCGCTAGACCCGGAAAAAATTGGCCAAGAAGTACAGCTAAAAATATTTTCAAAAAAAGATATCGGCATAGGAAATAACATTTACCAAATTGCGCGTCAAGTAACATTTAAGACAACAAAGAATGATGAAAAGCGTGCTGATTTAATGCTTTTATTTAACGGGATGCCTTTAATTCATATCGAATTAAAAAACCAATCTGAAAAAATTCAAAGTGCTATAACCCAAATTAAAAATTATGCCAAGAGTGGATTTTATAAAAGAATCTTTAAATTAGTACAAATTGTTGTGGCAATGAAACCTAATGAAATGTTGTATTTGCCAAACACAAATGATATTGAAAATATTAATGATAAAAATTTTTTAAAATGAACTGACAAAAATAATCGTCCTATAAATGATTATTTAGAATTAATTGACAAATTTTTCAGTATTCCAATGGCTCATAAAATGATTGGCGACTATATAATCGCGGATAACAAGGAAAAAAATCTTAAGGTTTTAAGAAGTTATCAAGTTCATGCAGTTGAAGAAATAATTGGCAGGCGATTGAAAAGGGAACTAAATTTTTCTAATAATTTGCATGAGTGCCAAAAAGGTGGGTATGTTTGGCACTCGACAGGATCGGGAAAAACGCTAACTAGTTTTAAATTGGCTACTCTCATTTTGGAAAAAGAGCTTAGTGATATTGTAATTTTTGTTGCTGATCGAATTGAACTCGTCACTCAGACATTAAAATCGTTTAATAACTTTAATTCTTCAGGAAAAATCGATGTTATTGAAGCAGAATCAACGGAAAATTTAATTGATCATCTTTCTACTGATTCTATAAGACAAAAATTAATTATAACTTCAATTCATAAACAATCACGGATAACAAATGAAAATTTCAGTAAAAAGTTAAACAAAATTACAAAAAAGAAAAAAATATTCATTTTTGACGAAGCACACCGAACAACATTTGGCGACATGTTTACTAGTATTCTCAAAAACATGACAAATTCAGTTATTTTTGGCTTCACAGGTACACCAATAATTGAAATAAACGCTAAAAATAGGGTAGGTTCTGATGATCTGGGGGTAACTACCGAAGATAATTTTGGTCCAAGATTGCACAAATACACAATGGAAAATGCTATGGAAGACAAAAAAGTACTAGCATTTAGTTCAGAATACAATTTTATGGAACACTTGACTTCTACAACACTAGACTTAGTTCAAGAAAACGTTAAAAATAAAATCGGAATTACTGAATACCGTTCTAAATTTGGGAAAAATGATAAACAAATTATTGATCTCGAAGAGGAAATTTTCAAGAGATACGGTACAACTCATGAAAAACAATATAAAGAAGAGGTTGTCAAAGATATTTTAAAATTATGGCCTAATCGAAGTAATAAATATTTTTATTCGGCAATCCTAACTGTTGAATCAATCGAAAGTGCTATTAAATATTTTGAAATTTTTAGAAAACAAATTGATGAACAAAAGCTAAATTTAAAAGTTACAGCGCTTTTTGATCCTTCAATTGATTCATCTGTTGATTCGTCAAATAAATCGCGAGGATTGGACAAAAAAGAAGATATAGAAAAAATTTTACAACAATACAACAAAGATTTTCGTCAATCTTTTGATTATAATACACATAAAAAGTTTAAAAAAGATATTCAAGACAGATTAAAGAGGGATAATTTAACTAAGTTAGAAAATGGCAGTTTCGAAGGTCAGTTAGATTTGTTAATAGTTGTTGACCAACTTTTAACAGGTTATGACTCAAAATACATAAACACGGTTTATTTTGATCGACTTCTTAAATACGAACATTTAATTCAGGCAATTTCAAGAACAAACCGCATTGAAAACAACGAAAATAAACCTTTTGGAAATATTGTTTTTTATCACCGACCAATTTTTTTATATGAAAAGCTTACTGAAGCTTTAAAAGCTTATGCTTATGCAGATCCAAAAATGGCAGATCCAAAGAAAATTGAAGTATTTTACGAGGAAATTAACAAGAATTTTAGAAGTTTACAAGAACTTTTTAGTAATTGAAAGCATCCCGATTTTGAGAATGTACCTGAATCTATCGACCCAAATGATGCTAAAAAGTTTGTAGAATGTTTTATAAAAATTAAAAAAAGTTTAATTTGTGCCGAAATTCTCGGATTTAGCTGGAAAAAAAATAAAGAAAATGAGAAAATCTGATTAAATGAAGAGCAGTGAAAAAAGTTAAACGTGAGAATTGAGGATGTTCGAATTGAATATAACAACACCAATCCAAACAAAGAATATGATGAAGTTTTTAATGAATTAGACAATCTTCAACCAAGTGTTTTAAGAGAAAAAATCGATTCTTCATATATTCAAAGTTTGTTTTATGAGTCCAATAAAAAAATAACTTTAGAGGAATTTTTAGTGCAAGTTCAAGGCGAAATTACAAAATTTCTTAAAGTTGACCAGCCATTTGCTAGAGAATGTTTTATTGAAATGTATAATGATAATCGAGGCATTGATATTAATATTTGCGTTGATGAAAAACGGAGTGAAAATTCTGATAATGAAATAAATAAATTCGCTGAACAAATGAATATCGATAGTAAAAAACTTAAGAATTATATTAATGATAATAACACTGTTGATCACAACGACCGAATCGAGAGGTTAGTTGAAGGCAGACTAAATGAAGAAGTAAAAGAAAATATTATCAAAATAAAAAATTTAGCTAATACTGATGATAACAAGAATAAAATCAAAAAATACATCCATTATGACGTAGTTTCGGAATTTATCAAAGCCCAAAAAGATAAACTTAAACAATAAAAAAACTTAAATTTATTGTTTTTATTATCTTAACAAAAACTATTTTGTAATATAAAAGTTAATAATGGGGGTCATTATTTTCTAGGATTACTGATGCACTAGAACATCTTGCTTGCCAAGAGTTCTCAATAAATTAGCATAAACAGTAAAAAAATTGAGTAAAGGTACTAAATTCGATTTTTTTCTTATCAAATTCGAATGAAAAACTATTTAAAATTAGCCGATCATCTTGATTTATTTTAATTTTAATATCATCAAAAATCATAAAAAAATACAACTACTATTTAAACTCAATGTAAAAAGAAAACTCATTTTTATTTAAATTGAGCCTAAAAAATATGTGAAGTTTTGAAAGAGCCATAATTAAAAGCCTTAAATTTGTAGATTTCTAAACGGTCAAATTTAAGGCATTCCATCATATTTAAAAATATAATGGATAATTCGCATTTGCTGATTTTTTATGCAAAAACATAACTAATTGCCCCTTAATTCAATATCAAAATTTATTAATTTATTCTTAGTGACTCTATTATAACAGAATTTTTTCCTAGACCAAGCATTTTTTTTTTTTTTTTTGCAAACGGTTAATTTTAAAATGATAAAAACCCCTTTGGTTGAAACTCAAAGGGGTAATTTATTTGTTTAATTTATTATTTAATTAAGTTTAATTAGACTTTTTTCAAAATTATTTAAATTTACTAGTTTAAATAAGCATCTACAAAAGATTCTAATGTTTTATCACGAGCAACTTTGACGGCATTTTCATCATCGCCAAAATCAGAATTTCTTACAACCGCAAAAGCCTTAATTAAAACTTTTGCTTTTGAATCTGGGAAAATTGGTTTTGGAAGACTTGAGTCATTAGGTTGTTGTGCACTCACATCAGGATTAGGTCCGATTTGGAAATAATTAAGACTGTAGCTGTTAAATTTATTAGGTGAAGATTTTCCTTGTTCATCTTTGTTAAAAATAG
The sequence above is a segment of the Mesomycoplasma ovipneumoniae genome. Coding sequences within it:
- a CDS encoding type I restriction-modification system subunit M, whose translation is MSKITKQQLGAKIWHGVNRLRKNLEAYEYKDYILGLLLYKFLCQKQTEYLISQEFDKDDLYLLDDQLDRSDIDLGNTGVLSWGVVDRKIESLKDKNGFFIQHRNLFDSWVKNKQKFDIKAFQGAFKDFSDGVNEIVNKSKKSSHASLFKGLFSKFETDLAKLAPNAKEQTEVISQLIDTINEIPTTRQQYDVLGFIYEYLIAQFASTAGKKAGEFYTPHEVSDLISRIVAFYLKDRKDISIYDPTSGSGGLLLNIGQEFKKYSDSSITYYAQEIKNETYNLTRMNLIMSNINSDQIYVRRGDTLEDDWPLFENEDTSTYRLLTVDAVVSNPPYSQRWEPKNAGHTEKFEEYGEPPENKADYAFLLHDLYHIKKDGIGAVILPHGVLFRGGREGQIRKKLVEKGQIDAIIGLPGNMFYGTGIETVIIILRKDRFKNDILFVDASNLFVKDGKNNRFAKSHIKKIADIVNYRLETEISKIISFEEIEKNNFNLNISRYVELTGKKEEEHDLFSLVFGSISKKELKRFDSFFLNFPQIKEKMFKENQENSDYYDLLSQDYINIIYNDGDFQDYLESFEAKVRDFIDFFKSKVSDINSIKNINLIKLEKHITEYIFSSLKFPLIDTYDVYQIIIDNFENVKEDLELLRENFPDSGSLDIKEFLNDQIESVDSINQKEKDFRRIKSWKSKLFSNDLIEQKFFPSEFAQLNKVQDQIDQIESEIKELYQIISDEDKTDEIYNDEKNTWIQSGIKKLAKTFKDSKESREKDSFESLIIQINEKYSDIEKVKKDLTNLKNDLTNNSYNQYLNLNEKDFYDLLISKWWEKFIQNFKEKSEEFVDEQISGISEILNKYKHTFVDIQKKVSDLETKMSTFLDELEGNPADMEAIKKLSNILKAN
- a CDS encoding restriction endonuclease subunit S, whose protein sequence is MSKNSNISKIRVEGFNQPWVKKRLGDVLKHEQSWKYIESSTKYFNYGTPVLTPGKTFVLGYAKDTKNIKKASENSPIILFDDFTTQSRFIDFDFKVRSSALKLLINKNPKDNLYFHYLILQKIKYNVRHHGRHWLPLFVNFTFFQPGWSEQQKISWLFETLENLVNKLEEKMSLLKNLKNGFTNKMFANFSSDFPSIRFRSFKSAWITDQVKNLFELSRGESLTKNQIKTKPVERERERERPRIHLPGLFVANRKSWDFRVL
- a CDS encoding restriction endonuclease subunit S; its protein translation is MGYYNQFLAENVITWTTAGVKAGVVNFRKGKFFATGSCGILTSKKYPENEFFAIVIGFQTKKNVTNGIIPSLKIIDMAQIEVKFSQDISEQQKISQLFETFDSLILAYEQKIAYFQKIKKTLLNEMFI
- a CDS encoding HsdR family type I site-specific deoxyribonuclease encodes the protein MKNFKSEKEFEQTIVDRLTSPKNGWQGFRDESGHKNGYSVILENVTEEILVKNWKDILFHNNKDVLNNVNLSDEEMEQVIEKIDNCPNFVETNILLTNEYISIKRSNPSLDPEKIGQEVQLKIFSKKDIGIGNNIYQIARQVTFKTTKNDEKRADLMLLFNGMPLIHIELKNQSEKIQSAITQIKNYAKSGFYKRIFKLVQIVVAMKPNEMLYLPNTNDIENINDKNFLKWTDKNNRPINDYLELIDKFFSIPMAHKMIGDYIIADNKEKNLKVLRSYQVHAVEEIIGRRLKRELNFSNNLHECQKGGYVWHSTGSGKTLTSFKLATLILEKELSDIVIFVADRIELVTQTLKSFNNFNSSGKIDVIEAESTENLIDHLSTDSIRQKLIITSIHKQSRITNENFSKKLNKITKKKKIFIFDEAHRTTFGDMFTSILKNMTNSVIFGFTGTPIIEINAKNRVGSDDLGVTTEDNFGPRLHKYTMENAMEDKKVLAFSSEYNFMEHLTSTTLDLVQENVKNKIGITEYRSKFGKNDKQIIDLEEEIFKRYGTTHEKQYKEEVVKDILKLWPNRSNKYFYSAILTVESIESAIKYFEIFRKQIDEQKLNLKVTALFDPSIDSSVDSSNKSRGLDKKEDIEKILQQYNKDFRQSFDYNTHKKFKKDIQDRLKRDNLTKLENGSFEGQLDLLIVVDQLLTGYDSKYINTVYFDRLLKYEHLIQAISRTNRIENNENKPFGNIVFYHRPIFLYEKLTEALKAYAYADPKMADPKKIEVFYEEINKNFRSLQELFSNWKHPDFENVPESIDPNDAKKFVECFIKIKKSLICAEILGFSWKKNKENEKIWLNEEQWKKLNVRIEDVRIEYNNTNPNKEYDEVFNELDNLQPSVLREKIDSSYIQSLFYESNKKITLEEFLVQVQGEITKFLKVDQPFARECFIEMYNDNRGIDINICVDEKRSENSDNEINKFAEQMNIDSKKLKNYINDNNTVDHNDRIERLVEGRLNEEVKENIIKIKNLANTDDNKNKIKKYIHYDVVSEFIKAQKDKLKQ